A window of Chloracidobacterium sp. N contains these coding sequences:
- a CDS encoding glycosyltransferase family 4 protein — protein sequence MKWAFISTMEGCPWGGSEELWSRVAKRLLEGGDEIHANVRFWPEPARQVTELIAAGTQVTFRRLDRRKKLQSLLHRLGGGGYVPPVHLASRRWLERVHPKVVAISQGANFDEWSLFFSEECRRMDIPYALITQANSLLWMPSDELVEPVARMFVQARRAYFVSEGNRLLLEKQIGRSLPNAEVVFNPFNVSFDARPPWPEEHSPLRLGCVARMEPSAKGQDVLFETLALPKWRTRDVCVTLAGTGPWEKGLRRYANWLELTSVHFAGFVSDIEAFWRNHHALVLPSRHEGLPLALVEALLCGRPAIVTDIPGNTELLTDGITGFIARAPDVVSLDEALERAYERRDELPRMGARAAEAIRQRIPRDPARVMADKLLEVFS from the coding sequence ATGAAATGGGCGTTCATCTCGACCATGGAGGGTTGCCCATGGGGTGGGAGTGAAGAACTCTGGAGCCGAGTGGCGAAGCGGTTGCTGGAAGGCGGCGACGAGATTCATGCCAACGTCAGGTTCTGGCCCGAACCGGCCCGGCAGGTGACGGAACTCATTGCGGCCGGCACGCAGGTGACATTCCGGCGGCTTGACCGCCGGAAAAAACTCCAGAGCCTGCTGCACCGGCTGGGCGGCGGCGGTTACGTGCCGCCCGTGCATCTGGCCAGCCGGCGCTGGCTGGAGCGCGTCCACCCCAAAGTGGTCGCGATTTCACAGGGCGCCAATTTTGATGAATGGTCGCTGTTTTTTTCGGAAGAATGCCGCCGGATGGACATCCCCTACGCTCTCATCACGCAGGCCAACAGTCTGCTGTGGATGCCCTCCGATGAGCTGGTTGAACCTGTGGCCCGGATGTTTGTGCAGGCCCGGCGGGCATACTTTGTCTCGGAAGGCAACCGGCTTCTGCTCGAAAAGCAGATCGGACGGTCGCTGCCCAATGCCGAAGTCGTTTTCAATCCCTTCAATGTGTCCTTCGATGCCCGGCCGCCGTGGCCGGAAGAACACAGCCCGCTGCGGCTAGGGTGCGTGGCCCGGATGGAACCCTCGGCCAAGGGGCAGGACGTACTGTTTGAAACGCTGGCGCTTCCCAAGTGGCGCACACGGGATGTCTGCGTCACGCTGGCCGGGACGGGGCCGTGGGAGAAAGGCTTGCGCCGCTATGCCAACTGGCTGGAGTTGACTTCCGTTCACTTTGCCGGCTTTGTTTCAGATATTGAAGCTTTCTGGCGCAACCACCATGCGCTGGTGCTGCCGTCACGCCACGAAGGGCTGCCCCTCGCGCTGGTCGAAGCCCTGCTCTGCGGACGCCCGGCCATCGTGACCGACATCCCCGGCAATACGGAACTGCTCACCGATGGCATCACCGGCTTCATTGCCCGCGCCCCGGATGTGGTTTCCCTTGACGAGGCGCTGGAACGGGCCTACGAGCGCCGGGATGAGCTGCCCCGGATGGGCGCGCGTGCGGCCGAAGCCATCCGGCAACGCATCCCACGCGATCCGGCGCGGGTGATGGCCGACAAGCTTCTGGAAGTGTTCTCATGA
- a CDS encoding glycosyltransferase family 2 protein → MTPPRVSVVLCVYNQADYLPEAMGSILGQTLTDLELIVVDDGSTDSSPEVIHRFTDPRIRYVRNERNLGHAGSLNRGRALARGRYLAIMDSDDISLPERLARQADFLDAHPDVAMCGSWVETFGARTEVRRFPTEPAALAVHLLLSCPFSTPTVMLRQAATVPGGFDFDRFGLAFDYACWVDVANRAPVANLPEVLLKYRLHAGQTTVSRRAAQLAGTRLVLRRQLEALLGEVSEAELDALMYVFVNEVSDEPPTAAIGWLFARLRRANRQRRRYDPAVLDALLAEKWAHIVTAHEPAVGAMWGQAVRYPALWSWALGRDAIRRTLRPFKPWFWKQRPV, encoded by the coding sequence ATGACGCCCCCGCGTGTTTCCGTCGTGCTTTGCGTCTATAACCAGGCGGACTACCTGCCGGAAGCCATGGGCAGCATTCTGGGGCAGACGCTGACCGACCTCGAACTCATCGTCGTGGATGATGGCTCGACGGACAGCTCACCGGAGGTCATCCACCGCTTCACCGACCCGCGCATCCGCTATGTGCGCAACGAGCGCAACCTGGGGCATGCCGGCTCGCTGAACCGGGGCCGTGCGCTGGCGCGTGGGCGCTACCTGGCCATTATGGACAGCGACGACATCAGCCTGCCGGAACGCCTCGCGCGGCAGGCGGATTTTCTCGACGCCCATCCTGACGTGGCCATGTGCGGAAGCTGGGTGGAGACCTTCGGCGCCCGGACGGAAGTGCGGCGCTTTCCGACTGAACCGGCGGCGCTGGCCGTCCACCTGCTGCTGTCCTGTCCGTTTTCGACGCCAACGGTCATGCTGCGTCAGGCAGCGACCGTGCCGGGGGGATTTGATTTTGACCGTTTTGGGCTGGCTTTCGACTATGCCTGCTGGGTGGATGTGGCCAATCGCGCGCCGGTCGCCAACCTGCCGGAAGTGCTGCTGAAGTACCGCCTGCATGCCGGGCAAACGACGGTGTCACGCCGGGCGGCGCAACTGGCCGGAACGCGCCTCGTCCTGCGCCGGCAACTGGAGGCGCTGCTCGGTGAAGTGAGTGAAGCGGAGCTGGACGCGCTCATGTATGTTTTCGTCAATGAAGTTTCGGACGAGCCGCCAACGGCCGCGATTGGCTGGCTGTTTGCCCGCCTGCGCCGCGCCAACCGGCAACGGCGGCGCTACGATCCGGCGGTGCTCGATGCCCTGCTGGCCGAAAAGTGGGCGCATATCGTCACGGCGCATGAGCCGGCGGTGGGGGCGATGTGGGGGCAGGCTGTACGGTATCCGGCGCTGTGGTCATGGGCGCTGGGGCGGGATGCCATACGGCGGACGCTGCGCCCGTTCAAACCGTGGTTCTGGAAGCAACGCCCGGTATGA